One window from the genome of Streptomyces sp. WZ-12 encodes:
- the proB gene encoding glutamate 5-kinase, giving the protein MADARRIVVKVGSSSLTTAAGGLDADRVDALVDVLAKHQDKEIVLVSSGAIAAGLAPLGLDRRPRDLARQQAAASVGQGLLVARYTASFARYGRRVGQVLLTSDDTSRRAHYRNACRTLDQLLAMGAVPIVNENDTVATDEIRFGDNDRLAALVAHLVRADLLVLLSDVDGLYDGDPATPGASRIDVVAGPEDLTGISIGSAGKSGVGTGGMVTKVEAARIAAAAGVPVVLTSAVHAGDALAGADTGTHFLRTGRRSADRLLWLAHASTPQGALVLDDGAVRAVVERNSSLLPAGISGVEGEFSAGDPVELRDADGHAVARGLVNFDAREIPRLIGRSTRDLARELGPAYEREVVHRDDLVLLHR; this is encoded by the coding sequence GTGGCCGACGCCCGCCGGATCGTGGTGAAGGTCGGCTCCTCCTCGCTGACCACGGCCGCCGGGGGCCTGGACGCGGACCGCGTCGACGCCCTGGTGGACGTGCTGGCCAAGCACCAGGACAAGGAGATCGTGCTGGTCTCCTCCGGGGCCATCGCCGCCGGCCTCGCCCCTCTGGGGCTCGACCGCCGCCCCCGCGACCTGGCCCGGCAGCAGGCCGCCGCCAGCGTCGGCCAGGGCCTGCTGGTCGCCCGCTACACCGCCTCGTTCGCCCGCTACGGCCGCCGGGTCGGCCAGGTGCTGCTGACCTCCGACGACACCAGCCGGCGGGCCCACTACCGCAACGCCTGCCGCACCCTGGACCAACTGCTGGCCATGGGGGCGGTGCCGATCGTCAACGAGAACGACACCGTCGCCACCGACGAGATCCGCTTCGGCGACAACGACCGGCTGGCCGCCCTCGTCGCCCACCTCGTCCGCGCCGACCTGCTGGTCCTCCTCTCCGACGTGGACGGCCTCTACGACGGCGACCCGGCCACCCCCGGCGCGTCCCGGATAGACGTGGTCGCCGGGCCCGAGGACCTGACCGGCATCTCCATCGGGAGCGCCGGGAAGTCCGGCGTCGGGACCGGCGGCATGGTCACCAAGGTCGAGGCGGCCCGGATCGCGGCCGCGGCCGGCGTCCCCGTCGTGCTCACCTCCGCCGTGCACGCCGGCGACGCCCTGGCCGGCGCCGACACCGGCACCCACTTCCTGCGCACCGGCCGCCGCTCCGCCGACCGGCTGCTGTGGTTGGCGCACGCCTCGACGCCGCAGGGCGCCCTCGTCCTGGACGACGGGGCGGTGCGGGCCGTCGTCGAGCGGAACTCCTCGCTGCTGCCGGCCGGCATCTCCGGCGTCGAGGGCGAGTTCTCCGCCGGCGACCCGGTCGAGCTGCGGGACGCCGACGGCCACGCCGTCGCCCGTGGACTGGTCAACTTCGACGCCCGGGAAATCCCCCGATTGATTGGTCGTTCGACCAGGGACCTGGCCCGCGAGCTCGGACCGGCGTATGAGCGGGAGGTCGTGCACCGCGACGACCTGGTGCTGCTCCACCGCTGA
- a CDS encoding glutamate-5-semialdehyde dehydrogenase: MTSSASPSSPVLDTARRAKEAAAVLAPLPRTARDGALLAIADALVAQTDTLVAANAEDIDKARAAGTSESIVDRLTLTPERIAAIADDVRKVVALPDPVGEVVRGSTLPNGLDLRQVRVPLGVIGIIYEARPNVTVDAAALCLKSGNAVLLRGSSSAYASNSALVDVLRGAVQSAGLPADAVQLVPGESRDSVRELMRARGLVDVLIPRGGAALIRTVVEESTVPVIETGTGNCHVYVDEAADLDMAIDILVNSKAQRPSVCNAAETVLVHAGIAQKFLPRALEALTQAGVVVHGDAAWQQAGPGLVAPATDEDWATEYLSYDIAAAVVPDLDAAVAHIRRWTSGHTEAIVTGSQAAARRFTQLVDSTTVAVNASTRFTDGGQFGFGAEIGISTQKLHARGPMGLPELTSTKYIVTGDGHTR, from the coding sequence ATGACCAGCAGCGCTTCCCCGTCCTCGCCCGTCCTCGACACCGCCCGCCGCGCCAAGGAGGCGGCCGCCGTCCTGGCCCCGCTGCCGCGCACGGCCCGCGACGGGGCGCTGCTCGCCATCGCCGACGCCCTGGTGGCGCAGACCGACACCCTGGTCGCGGCCAACGCCGAGGACATCGACAAGGCCCGCGCCGCCGGCACCTCCGAGTCGATCGTGGACCGGCTCACCCTCACCCCCGAGCGGATCGCCGCCATCGCCGACGACGTCCGCAAGGTCGTCGCGCTGCCCGACCCGGTCGGCGAGGTGGTCCGCGGCTCGACCCTGCCCAACGGCCTCGACCTGCGCCAGGTCCGGGTCCCGCTCGGCGTGATCGGCATCATCTACGAGGCCCGCCCCAACGTCACGGTCGACGCCGCCGCGCTCTGCCTGAAGTCCGGCAACGCCGTGCTGCTGCGCGGCTCGTCCTCCGCCTACGCCTCCAACAGCGCCCTGGTGGATGTCCTGCGCGGCGCCGTGCAGAGCGCCGGACTGCCGGCCGACGCCGTCCAGTTGGTGCCGGGGGAGAGCCGCGACTCGGTGCGTGAGTTGATGCGCGCCCGCGGCCTGGTCGACGTGCTGATCCCGCGCGGCGGCGCCGCCCTGATCCGCACCGTCGTCGAGGAGTCCACCGTCCCGGTCATCGAGACCGGCACCGGCAACTGCCACGTCTACGTCGACGAGGCCGCCGACCTCGACATGGCCATCGACATCCTGGTCAACTCCAAGGCGCAGCGTCCCAGCGTCTGCAACGCCGCCGAGACCGTGCTGGTGCACGCCGGCATCGCGCAGAAGTTCCTGCCGCGCGCCCTGGAGGCGCTGACCCAGGCCGGCGTGGTGGTGCACGGCGACGCCGCCTGGCAGCAGGCCGGCCCCGGCCTGGTCGCCCCCGCTACCGACGAGGACTGGGCCACCGAGTACCTCTCCTACGACATCGCCGCCGCCGTCGTGCCCGACCTGGACGCCGCGGTCGCCCACATCCGGCGCTGGACCTCCGGCCACACCGAGGCCATCGTCACCGGCTCCCAGGCCGCCGCCCGCCGCTTCACCCAGTTGGTGGATTCCACCACCGTCGCGGTCAACGCCTCGACGCGGTTCACCGACGGCGGCCAGTTCGGCTTCGGCGCCGAGATCGGCATCTCCACCCAGAAGCTGCACGCCCGCGGCCCCATGGGCCTGCCCGAGCTGACCTCCACCAAGTACATCGTCACGGGCGACGGCCACACCCGCTGA
- a CDS encoding SCO2584 family spore wall biosynthesis protein, whose translation MPDDVGGMPFPDGEEPDEHHHGSHGRADGEFASVVFDEEFVRAATIHEPSAVERMLAAAEARAEAEAAARLGAGLGPDDDYDRDGPGARPDDPDEHAPEGPYGPYGGALRPYRGTARWHRPMAWVLAVVMGVGLVALAFSAVYRGASGRGQSPAPPASSTGVDPPSTGASPKAGADPLTSPRPGVPTVGSAEPPRPSFSAGSGSR comes from the coding sequence GTGCCGGACGACGTGGGGGGCATGCCGTTCCCGGACGGCGAAGAGCCCGACGAGCACCACCACGGGAGCCACGGACGAGCGGACGGGGAGTTCGCATCCGTGGTCTTCGACGAGGAATTCGTACGGGCCGCGACGATCCATGAGCCCTCGGCGGTCGAGCGGATGCTGGCCGCCGCCGAGGCGCGCGCGGAGGCCGAGGCGGCCGCCCGCCTGGGCGCGGGCCTGGGCCCGGACGACGACTACGACCGCGACGGGCCAGGCGCCCGGCCCGACGATCCCGACGAGCACGCCCCGGAGGGCCCCTACGGTCCGTACGGCGGCGCGCTGCGCCCCTACCGCGGCACCGCCCGCTGGCACCGCCCCATGGCCTGGGTGCTGGCCGTGGTGATGGGCGTCGGGCTGGTGGCGCTGGCCTTCAGCGCCGTCTACCGGGGCGCCTCCGGGCGCGGCCAGAGCCCCGCCCCGCCGGCCAGTTCCACCGGCGTCGACCCCCCGTCCACCGGCGCCTCCCCGAAGGCCGGCGCGGACCCGCTCACCTCGCCGCGCCCCGGAGTACCCACGGTCGGCTCCGCGGAACCGCCGCGTCCGTCGTTCTCGGCGGGCTCCGGGTCGCGCTGA
- a CDS encoding SCO2583 family membrane protein, which translates to MTGPGDPPEGMPDGAPGGGEDEYRSVVFDERFVRAARLQEFSADERLGEHHAPAVKTRHTWLRPGGSRQAVLLVLLIVLAFGAAVYMGVRHPYKAPEPARAQPLRSAVVPLAPPGTVPGATPADLFAHSPAADYRIGAAGINLPTVQRSTHFSGDQIVTALTIAKEYLVRSSVDPATLTGGSVRPVRLLLDTGQLDQFDRSVAHPDDNGQDAATGWLVRFDPKLVRLADHNVRVNGTLSATELSADTLDIAADYTFVYAVQPAPGAPADGAGQHTGRSTPGAASLVTVRRELHFRINRDDLADHRLAVAQSDLQAGPLSCSSQPADALRPLLAGQHAGTDRPAGTDPYARGRANASLCGELSATSQPDPSHPIH; encoded by the coding sequence ATGACCGGGCCTGGTGACCCTCCCGAGGGGATGCCCGACGGCGCCCCGGGAGGCGGTGAGGACGAGTACCGATCCGTGGTCTTCGACGAGCGGTTCGTACGCGCGGCGCGATTGCAGGAATTCTCCGCCGACGAGCGCTTGGGCGAGCACCACGCACCGGCGGTGAAGACCCGCCACACATGGCTGCGGCCGGGCGGGTCCCGACAGGCGGTCCTGCTGGTGCTGCTGATCGTGCTGGCCTTCGGCGCGGCCGTTTACATGGGCGTCCGGCACCCCTACAAGGCGCCCGAACCGGCCCGCGCGCAGCCGCTGCGGTCCGCGGTGGTGCCGCTGGCGCCGCCCGGCACCGTACCGGGCGCGACCCCGGCGGACCTCTTCGCGCACAGCCCGGCGGCCGACTACCGGATCGGCGCCGCCGGCATCAACCTCCCCACCGTGCAGCGCAGTACGCACTTCTCCGGCGACCAGATCGTGACCGCGCTGACCATCGCCAAGGAGTACCTCGTGCGCTCGTCGGTGGACCCGGCCACCCTCACCGGCGGCTCGGTGCGCCCCGTCCGGCTGCTGCTGGACACCGGCCAACTCGACCAGTTCGACCGGAGCGTGGCGCACCCCGACGACAACGGCCAGGACGCGGCCACCGGTTGGCTGGTGCGCTTCGACCCCAAGCTGGTCCGGCTCGCCGACCACAACGTCCGCGTCAACGGCACGCTGAGCGCCACGGAGTTGAGCGCGGACACCCTCGACATCGCCGCCGACTACACCTTCGTCTACGCCGTGCAGCCGGCCCCCGGCGCCCCCGCGGACGGCGCCGGGCAGCACACCGGCCGGTCGACGCCGGGCGCCGCCTCGCTCGTCACCGTGCGCCGCGAACTGCACTTCCGGATCAACCGGGACGACCTCGCCGACCACCGGCTGGCCGTCGCGCAGAGCGACCTCCAGGCCGGGCCGCTGTCCTGCTCCTCACAGCCGGCCGATGCGCTGCGCCCGCTGCTCGCCGGCCAGCACGCCGGCACCGACCGGCCCGCAGGCACCGACCCCTACGCCCGGGGCCGGGCCAACGCCTCGCTCTGCGGCGAGCTTTCGGCTACTTCCCAGCCGGACCCGAGTCATCCGATCCACTAG
- a CDS encoding M48 family metallopeptidase: MTESPDGGAKVPSRNRRRFPGISSRSYEHPADRSALVALRKLSGFDTVFKTLSGLLPERSLRLLFLSDSVRVSDQQFAHLNAMLRDACYILDLEKVPPMYVNQDPQPNAMCIGLDEPIIVVTTGLVELLDEEEMRAVIGHEVGHALSGHAVYRTILLFLTNLATKVAWIPLGNVAVMAIVTALREWFRKSELSADRAGLLVGQDLQASMRGLMKLAGGNHLHEMNVDAFLKQAEEYESGGDLRDSVLKILNLLPRSHPFTTVRAAELKKWAESRDYQRIMDGHYPRREEDKDTSVSDSFKDSAAHYAESVRTSKDPLMGLVRDLAGGAGDLGGKLRDTVFGTRPNGTGDQGGASGSDDSGPAGK; this comes from the coding sequence ATGACGGAGAGCCCAGACGGCGGCGCGAAGGTCCCGAGCAGGAACCGCAGGCGGTTCCCCGGCATCTCGTCGCGGTCCTACGAGCACCCGGCGGACCGCTCGGCGCTGGTCGCGCTGCGCAAGCTGAGCGGGTTCGACACCGTCTTCAAGACGCTGAGCGGGCTGCTGCCCGAGCGCAGCCTGCGGCTGCTCTTCCTGTCGGACTCGGTCCGCGTCAGCGACCAGCAGTTCGCGCACCTCAACGCGATGCTGCGGGACGCCTGCTACATCCTGGACCTGGAGAAGGTCCCCCCGATGTACGTCAATCAGGACCCGCAGCCCAACGCCATGTGCATCGGCCTGGACGAGCCGATCATCGTGGTGACGACCGGTCTGGTCGAGCTGCTGGACGAGGAGGAGATGCGGGCCGTCATCGGCCACGAGGTGGGCCACGCCCTCTCCGGGCACGCGGTGTACCGCACGATCCTGCTGTTCCTGACCAACCTCGCCACCAAGGTCGCCTGGATCCCGCTCGGCAATGTCGCGGTGATGGCGATCGTGACGGCGCTGCGCGAGTGGTTCCGCAAGTCGGAGCTGTCGGCCGACCGGGCCGGCCTGCTGGTCGGGCAGGACCTCCAGGCGTCGATGCGCGGCCTGATGAAGCTGGCCGGCGGCAACCACCTGCACGAGATGAACGTCGACGCGTTCCTCAAGCAGGCCGAGGAGTACGAGTCCGGCGGCGACCTGCGGGACTCCGTGCTGAAGATCCTCAACCTCCTGCCACGCAGCCATCCGTTCACCACGGTCCGCGCCGCCGAGCTGAAGAAGTGGGCCGAGAGCCGCGACTACCAGCGCATCATGGACGGCCACTACCCGCGCCGCGAGGAGGACAAGGACACCTCGGTCTCCGACTCCTTCAAGGACTCCGCGGCGCACTACGCCGAGTCGGTGCGCACCAGCAAGGACCCGCTGATGGGCCTGGTGCGCGATCTGGCCGGCGGCGCCGGTGACTTGGGCGGCAAGCTGCGCGACACGGTCTTCGGCACCCGCCCCAACGGCACCGGTGACCAGGGCGGCGCTAGTGGATCGGATGACTCGGGTCCGGCTGGGAAGTAG
- the nadD gene encoding nicotinate-nucleotide adenylyltransferase — MGEHTGPVKRRLGVMGGTFDPIHHGHLVAASEVASQFHLDEVVFVPTGHPWQKSHKRVTPAEDRYLMTVIATASNPQFSVSRIDIDRGGKTYTIDTLRDLRSEHEDADLFFITGADALSQILTWHDAAELVSLAHFIGVTRPGHVLADPGLPEGAVSLVEVPAMAISSTDCRARVAQGDPVWYLVPDGVVRYIDKKQLYRDDR; from the coding sequence ATGGGAGAGCACACAGGGCCCGTGAAGCGGCGGCTCGGCGTGATGGGCGGGACGTTCGACCCGATCCATCACGGACACCTGGTCGCCGCCAGCGAGGTGGCCAGCCAGTTCCACCTCGATGAGGTCGTCTTTGTGCCCACGGGGCACCCGTGGCAGAAGAGTCACAAGAGGGTGACCCCGGCCGAGGACCGCTATCTGATGACGGTCATCGCGACCGCGTCCAACCCGCAGTTCTCCGTCAGTCGCATCGACATCGACCGCGGCGGCAAGACGTACACGATAGACACGCTGCGTGATCTACGGTCGGAGCACGAGGACGCGGACCTCTTCTTCATCACCGGCGCCGACGCGCTCAGCCAGATCCTCACCTGGCACGACGCGGCGGAGCTGGTCTCGCTCGCCCACTTCATCGGGGTGACCCGGCCCGGCCACGTCCTCGCGGACCCCGGGCTGCCCGAGGGGGCGGTGTCCCTGGTCGAGGTGCCCGCGATGGCCATTTCCTCGACCGACTGCCGGGCGCGCGTCGCCCAGGGGGATCCGGTCTGGTACCTCGTACCGGACGGTGTGGTGCGCTACATCGACAAAAAGCAGCTGTACCGCGACGACCGCTGA
- a CDS encoding LCP family protein, with translation MSDRHDPYGPQDPYAQDPYAQQHGQPGQGYAYDQYGRPVHPEAPQQYEAQAPYGQQTYDPYGQQPAAPGTPAPYGSYDPYGAQAGQAPPAPQSYPGQQEYGYDGYGSQQGQQTGYPQQYDPYAQPQQGPPHQGAPPAADWIPQQVQQSPYEQFSYQEPQPAAGPQGHEPSQPAHPGHERPGAPPAAAPEEPPEPPGSKGPTGAGEEYHTEQFAFVEDPDGDSEDVIDWLKFTESRTERREEAKRRGRSRLIALCVVLALLVAGGVGYLWWAGKLPGLSGAGGGADAAAGGQKRDVLVVNLRDTKSGNSSTALLVDNETTHKGTTLLLPNSLIVTKDDGTTTTLGKAVKDDGTDTTRESLGTLLGADLKASWRLDTPYLENLVETVGGITVDTDAAVPGGKKDDAPVVKQGAGQLLNGQAAVAYATYQGPGDSQTKQLQRFGQVMQATLKKVSSDADGATATVKSLLQILDPPLTEAQLGSSLAQRAELAKTGKYDTEMLPVQADGTISQGTAAGVIKDVLGGTVKKTSPGVTPRVAVSNATGDKATTGKAQVALLNGGYTFVDAGSGSTAAASKVTYGDASQRAKATEVAKTLGLPAGAVQQGKVPENADIAVVLGQDYKG, from the coding sequence GTGAGCGACCGACACGATCCGTACGGGCCGCAGGACCCATATGCCCAGGACCCGTACGCCCAGCAGCACGGGCAACCGGGCCAGGGTTACGCCTACGACCAGTACGGGCGGCCGGTGCACCCGGAGGCGCCACAGCAGTACGAGGCGCAGGCGCCGTACGGGCAGCAGACCTACGACCCCTACGGGCAGCAGCCGGCCGCACCCGGCACCCCCGCCCCGTACGGCTCCTACGACCCCTACGGGGCCCAGGCCGGCCAGGCGCCGCCGGCCCCGCAGTCCTACCCGGGACAGCAGGAGTACGGCTACGACGGCTACGGCAGCCAGCAGGGCCAACAGACCGGCTATCCCCAGCAGTACGACCCGTACGCCCAGCCCCAGCAGGGCCCGCCGCACCAGGGTGCGCCCCCTGCCGCGGACTGGATTCCGCAGCAGGTCCAGCAGTCGCCGTACGAGCAGTTCTCCTACCAGGAGCCGCAGCCGGCCGCCGGGCCCCAGGGGCATGAGCCGTCCCAGCCCGCGCACCCTGGCCACGAGCGGCCCGGCGCGCCGCCGGCGGCCGCCCCGGAGGAGCCGCCGGAGCCCCCCGGCTCCAAGGGCCCCACGGGCGCCGGTGAGGAGTACCACACCGAGCAGTTCGCGTTCGTCGAGGACCCGGATGGGGACTCCGAAGACGTCATCGACTGGCTGAAGTTCACCGAGAGCCGCACCGAGCGGCGCGAGGAGGCCAAGCGGCGCGGCCGCAGCCGGCTCATCGCGCTCTGCGTCGTGCTGGCCCTCCTGGTGGCCGGCGGCGTCGGCTATCTCTGGTGGGCGGGCAAGCTGCCGGGGCTGTCCGGCGCGGGCGGCGGCGCCGACGCCGCGGCCGGCGGGCAGAAGCGGGACGTCCTCGTGGTGAACCTGCGCGACACCAAGAGCGGGAACAGCTCCACCGCGCTCCTGGTGGACAACGAGACCACCCACAAGGGCACGACCCTCCTGCTGCCCAACAGCCTCATCGTCACCAAGGACGACGGCACCACCACGACGCTCGGCAAGGCCGTCAAGGACGACGGCACCGACACGACCCGGGAATCCCTGGGCACTCTCCTCGGCGCCGACCTCAAGGCCAGTTGGCGGCTGGACACCCCGTATCTGGAGAACCTCGTCGAGACGGTCGGCGGGATCACCGTCGACACCGACGCCGCCGTCCCCGGTGGCAAGAAGGACGATGCCCCGGTCGTCAAACAGGGCGCCGGCCAGCTCCTCAACGGGCAGGCGGCCGTCGCCTACGCCACCTACCAGGGGCCCGGGGACTCGCAGACCAAGCAGTTGCAGCGGTTCGGGCAGGTCATGCAGGCCACCCTCAAGAAGGTCTCCTCCGACGCGGACGGCGCCACCGCCACCGTCAAGTCGCTGCTCCAGATCCTCGATCCGCCGCTCACCGAGGCCCAGTTGGGCAGCTCGCTGGCGCAGCGGGCGGAGCTGGCGAAGACCGGCAAGTACGACACCGAGATGCTGCCGGTGCAGGCCGACGGGACGATCAGCCAGGGCACCGCGGCCGGCGTGATCAAGGACGTCCTGGGCGGCACGGTCAAGAAGACCTCACCGGGTGTGACACCGCGGGTCGCGGTCAGTAACGCCACCGGTGACAAGGCCACCACCGGCAAGGCCCAGGTCGCGCTCCTCAACGGCGGCTACACCTTCGTCGACGCCGGCAGCGGCAGCACCGCGGCCGCGTCCAAGGTGACGTACGGGGACGCCTCGCAGCGGGCCAAGGCCACCGAGGTCGCCAAGACCCTCGGCCTGCCGGCCGGCGCCGTCCAGCAGGGCAAGGTCCCCGAGAACGCGGACATCGCCGTGGTCCTGGGCCAGGACTACAAGGGCTGA
- the rsfS gene encoding ribosome silencing factor, translating to MTATDRSIELINAAALAAADKLAHDIIAYDVSDVLSITDAFLLASAPSDRQVKAIVDEIEERLNKDLGTKPVRREGDREARWVLLDYVDIVVHVQHSEERVFYALERLWKDCPEIDLPEEAKATRGKAAEHAKTTAGEEDGELR from the coding sequence GTGACCGCCACGGACCGCTCCATCGAGCTCATCAACGCCGCCGCCCTGGCGGCCGCCGACAAGCTCGCGCACGACATCATCGCGTACGACGTCAGCGACGTCCTCTCGATCACCGACGCCTTCCTGCTGGCCTCCGCGCCCAGCGACCGCCAGGTCAAGGCGATCGTCGACGAGATCGAGGAACGCCTCAACAAGGACCTCGGCACCAAGCCGGTCCGCCGCGAGGGCGACCGCGAGGCCCGCTGGGTGCTGCTCGACTACGTCGACATCGTCGTCCACGTCCAGCACAGCGAGGAGCGGGTGTTCTACGCCCTGGAGCGCCTGTGGAAGGACTGCCCGGAGATCGACCTCCCGGAGGAGGCCAAGGCCACCCGCGGCAAGGCGGCGGAGCACGCCAAGACCACCGCTGGTGAAGAGGACGGAGAGCTGCGCTGA
- a CDS encoding histidine phosphatase family protein produces MNGTKGGRGRRLVLWRHGQTAWNLERRFQGSTDIELTDTGVAQARRAARLLAALRPDAIIASDLSRAMATAGELAALTRLDVTYDAGLRETYAGAWQGLTHDEILAQFGAEYTAWKRGEPVRRGGGELETEVADRAAPIVLRHADKLPDEGTLVVVSHGGTIRTTIGRLLGLESHHWEGLGGLSNCCWSVLGEGARGWRLLEHNAGTLPEPVLGDDD; encoded by the coding sequence CTGAACGGCACCAAGGGCGGCCGGGGCCGCCGCCTCGTCCTGTGGCGTCACGGCCAGACGGCCTGGAACCTGGAGCGCCGCTTCCAGGGCTCGACCGACATCGAACTGACCGACACCGGCGTCGCCCAGGCCCGCCGTGCCGCCCGGCTGCTGGCCGCCCTCCGGCCGGACGCCATCATCGCGTCCGACCTGAGCCGCGCCATGGCGACGGCGGGTGAGCTGGCCGCCCTGACGCGGCTGGACGTCACCTACGACGCCGGGCTCCGGGAGACCTACGCGGGCGCCTGGCAGGGCCTGACGCACGACGAGATCCTGGCTCAGTTCGGCGCGGAGTACACCGCGTGGAAGCGCGGTGAGCCGGTGCGCCGCGGTGGCGGCGAACTGGAGACCGAGGTCGCCGACCGGGCCGCCCCGATCGTCCTGCGGCACGCCGACAAGCTGCCCGACGAGGGCACCCTCGTCGTCGTCAGCCACGGCGGCACCATCCGCACCACCATCGGGCGGCTGCTCGGCCTGGAGTCCCACCACTGGGAGGGGCTGGGCGGGCTGTCGAACTGCTGCTGGTCCGTCCTGGGCGAGGGCGCCCGCGGCTGGCGGCTGCTGGAGCACAACGCCGGCACCCTGCCGGAGCCGGTGCTCGGCGACGACGACTGA
- a CDS encoding MmyB family transcriptional regulator gives MPADVYNTRYDVLNARYDVLAANSAYQGVFPAVALARGPARNALWQLFTTPPCCSAVRNRDEEFPALVAQLRGAYGRHVGEPAWEALMSRLSGASTEFARLWATGDVAPHGRRVKVVQHASVGEIRLVSSSLAVNGAPETRIVVYTPADGESRRLTAVLRTVHYPLLGCPDHLRPASEIRAGLERTWERGANAPEEPPRGAVRHPTAPEPTAPVSLPPARRRRRAGGGAPVTLPPLREPGGSARGTHGTARQRRRSRLR, from the coding sequence CTGCCCGCGGATGTCTACAACACCCGCTACGACGTCCTCAACGCCCGTTACGACGTCCTCGCCGCCAACTCCGCGTACCAGGGCGTCTTCCCGGCCGTCGCGCTCGCCCGCGGCCCGGCGCGCAACGCCCTGTGGCAGTTGTTCACGACGCCCCCGTGCTGCTCGGCGGTCCGCAACCGCGACGAGGAGTTCCCGGCGCTGGTGGCCCAACTCCGCGGCGCCTACGGGCGGCACGTCGGCGAGCCCGCCTGGGAGGCCCTGATGTCCCGCCTGTCCGGGGCCAGTACGGAATTCGCGCGCCTGTGGGCGACCGGCGACGTCGCCCCGCACGGCCGGCGCGTGAAGGTGGTCCAGCACGCCTCGGTCGGCGAGATACGGCTGGTCTCCTCGTCCCTGGCGGTCAACGGCGCCCCCGAGACTCGGATCGTGGTCTACACCCCGGCCGACGGGGAGAGCCGACGGCTGACGGCGGTGCTGCGCACGGTCCACTACCCGCTCCTCGGCTGCCCCGACCATCTGCGGCCCGCCTCCGAGATCCGCGCGGGCCTGGAACGGACGTGGGAGCGCGGCGCCAACGCCCCGGAGGAGCCGCCCCGAGGCGCGGTGAGGCACCCCACAGCCCCTGAGCCAACTGCCCCTGTCTCCCTCCCCCCTGCCCGACGGCGCCGCCGGGCAGGGGGCGGAGCGCCCGTCACGCTGCCGCCCCTCCGGGAGCCCGGAGGAAGCGCACGGGGAACGCACGGGACCGCGCGACAACGCAGAAGATCCCGTCTCCGATGA
- a CDS encoding MFS transporter, translating into MHPFVLTLHLQNTLHHGALRTGLTFVPTALAYGAVGLWRRHLPRRVRPLLVPGGFVLICAALLGIGLGLKDGGGGGWVLLASAGLGAGFGCAHSANLAAALASAHKEDAADASGLVVTVNQVGLVLGTSLFGALFLNGVATEGAGDGSRALWGSVLALTGAAALGGAIGVLRRRT; encoded by the coding sequence GTGCACCCGTTCGTGCTGACGCTGCACCTCCAGAACACGCTCCACCACGGCGCGCTGCGCACCGGGCTGACGTTCGTGCCGACGGCGCTGGCCTACGGGGCCGTGGGGCTGTGGCGGCGGCATCTGCCGCGTCGGGTGCGCCCGTTGCTGGTCCCGGGCGGGTTCGTGCTGATCTGCGCGGCGCTGCTGGGGATCGGGCTGGGGCTCAAGGATGGGGGCGGCGGAGGATGGGTGCTCCTGGCGTCCGCCGGTCTGGGCGCCGGGTTCGGCTGTGCCCACAGTGCCAATCTGGCCGCCGCGCTGGCATCCGCCCACAAGGAGGACGCGGCGGACGCGAGCGGGCTGGTGGTGACCGTCAATCAGGTCGGGCTGGTGCTGGGGACCTCGCTCTTCGGCGCGCTCTTCCTGAATGGCGTGGCGACGGAAGGGGCGGGAGACGGCTCAAGAGCCCTGTGGGGGAGCGTTCTCGCGCTGACCGGCGCGGCGGCGCTCGGCGGTGCGATCGGGGTGCTCCGCAGGCGGACCTGA